A single window of Nicotiana sylvestris chromosome 3, ASM39365v2, whole genome shotgun sequence DNA harbors:
- the LOC138887769 gene encoding uncharacterized mitochondrial protein AtMg00860-like, with amino-acid sequence MRDSQLYAIFSKYEFWLDSVAFLGHVVSVEGIQVDPKKIEAVQNWPRPTSAIEIRSFLGLAGYYHRFLEGFSSIAAPLTRLTQKGAPFRWSDEYEVSFRKLKTALTTASVLVLSTGSGTYAVYCDASRIGLGAVLIQGDKVIAYASLQLKVNGKNYPIHDLELAAIVHALNIWTLSIWHVV; translated from the coding sequence ATGAGAGACAGCCAGTTGTATGCTATATTttcaaaatatgagttttggttggactcggtcgctttcttggggcacgttgtatcagtagagggtattcaagtggatcctaagaagattgaggccgttcaaaattggcctagacctacttcagccatagagatccgtagtttcttaGGAttagcgggttattaccatcggtttctggagggtttttcatctatagcagccccgttgactaggttgacccagaagggtgccccgttcagatggtcagacgagtatgAGGTgagctttcggaagctcaagacagctttgactacggcgtcaGTGTTGGTGTTGTCCACAGGTTCAGGGACTTATGcagtatattgtgacgcatctcgtattggacttggtgcggtattgatacAGGGtgacaaggttattgcatatgcttcactgCAGCTAAAGGTTAACGGGAAGAATTATCCCATTCATGACTTGGagctggcagccattgttcatgcgttgaataTTTGGACACTATCTATATGGCATGTCGTGTga